In a genomic window of Vigna angularis cultivar LongXiaoDou No.4 chromosome 6, ASM1680809v1, whole genome shotgun sequence:
- the LOC108321539 gene encoding heterogeneous nuclear ribonucleoprotein 1, which produces MESDLGKLFIGGISWDTDEERLKEYFGKYGEVIEAVIMRDRVTGRARGFGFVVFADPSVAERVIMDKHIIDGRTVEAKKAVPRDDQLNISRQSGSAHASPGPGRTKKIFVGGLPSTITESDFKKYFDQFGTITDVVVMYDHNTQRPRGFGFITYDSEEAVDRVLYKTFHELNGKMVEVKRAVPKELSPGPSRSPLIGFNYGLNRASNYLNSYAQGYSMSPIGGYGVRMDGRFSPLTGGRSGFTPFGNTGYGMGVNLDSGLSPTFGGTSNYGSNLGYGRLLNPFYSGNSGRYTTPIGYSGVNGRSDTVMNSPSRNLWGNGGLNNANNPVSPSPFLGSGSGAFGVSIGNSGTGWGPSIPAQGGGAASGYGTGNNVYEGGDSSFGLGGAGYGRNSSSGVTPASTFNVSTGGYEGSYGDLYRTGSGSVYNDSAWRSAVSEIDGSGSFSYVLGGIASDDPVKNSEGYIGNYNVTSRQPNRGIAA; this is translated from the exons ATGGAATCGGATCTTGGCAAGCTCTTCATTGGGGGAATATCTTGGGACACTGATGAGGAACGGCTTAAGGAATATTTTGGGAAATATGGGGAGGTGATAGAGGCTGTGATCATGAGGGATCGCGTAACAGGTCGTGCTCGTGGCTTTGGTTTTGTTGTCTTTGCTGATCCTTCTGTTGCAGAAAGAGTAATCATGGATAAGCACATAATTGATGGGCGAACA GTTGAAGCAAAGAAAGCTGTTCCTAGGGATGATCAGCTCAATATAAGTAGGCAGTCTGGCAGTGCCCACGCATCTCCTGGTCCTGGACGCACCAAAAAAATCTTTGTTGGAGGTTTACCATCAACAATCACCGAAAGTGATTTTAAGAAGTATTTTGATCAGTTTGGTACAATTACAGATGTTGTAGTTATGTATGATCATAATACCCAGAGGCCAAGAGGTTTTGGCTTCATTACCTATGATTCTGAAGAAGCTGTGGATAGAGTTCTTTATAAAACTTTTCATGAACTCAATGGTAAGATGGTTGAAGTCAAGAGGGCAGTTCCCAAAGAGCTTTCCCCCGGTCCCAGCCGAAGCCCATTGATAGGATTTAACTATGGTTTGAATAGGGCCAGTAACTACCTAAACAGTTATGCTCAGGGTTATAGTATGAGTCCAATAGGAGGATATGGAGTGAGGATGGATGGTAGGTTCAGTCCTCTTACTGGTGGTAGAAGTGGATTTACTCCCTTTGGCAACACTGGTTATGGAATGGGAGTGAATTTGGATTCAGGATTGAGCCCAACCTTTGGAGGGACTTCCAATTATGGGAGCAATCTAGGATATGGTCGACTATTGAATCCTTTCTACAGTGGCAACTCTGGCAGATACACCACTCCTATAGGCTATAGTGGGGTTAATGGGAGAAGCGATACTGTTATGAACTCACCATCTCGTAATTTATGGGGAAATGGGGGCCTCAATAATGCCAATAATCCTGTCAGCCCCAGCCCTTTCCTAGGATCTGGAAGTGGAGCTTTTGGTGTTTCCATTGGAAATAGTGGCACAGGCTGGGGTCCATCCATTCCAGCCCAGGGTGGAGGTGCTGCTTCTGGTTATGGTACTGGGAATAATGTTTATGAAGGTGGAGATAGCAGCTTTGGTTTAGGTGGAGCAGGGTACGGAAGAAACAGCAGTTCAGGTGTGACTCCAGCCTCTACATTTAATGTGTCAACTGGTGGTTATGAAGGATCATACGGGGACTTGTACCGTACTGGCAGTGGTTCGGTTTACAATGACTCTGCTTGGCGTTCTGCTGTGTCTGAGATTGATGGTTCTGGTTCATTTAGTTATGTTCTTGGTGGTATAGCTTCAGATGACCCAGTAAAGAATTCTGAGGGTTATATTGGAAACTACAATGTTACCAGTAGACAACCGAATAGAG GAATCGCTGCCTAG